Genomic window (Shewanella psychropiezotolerans):
CGATCACCTGAAACTCATGTGATTCGCGATCATATTCGGTTCTGATCCCGACCTGAATCGAATGCTCGGTTGAGATGAGCCCCTCTTTCGGTGCATGGTGAAACATGGTGCCATGATCGTACTTACTGCCTTGGCTGTAAGTGTCAGTATGTGCATCGAAATGCAGTAGTGCCATCTTACCGTGCTTTTTAAAATGTGCTCTGAGCAGAGGCAGAGTGACAAAGTGATCCCCGCCAAAACTCAACAAGCCCTTATCGGCATCGAGAATTGCCGTTGCAAAGTCTTCGACTCTTCGGGTGAAATCTGCCGAATCGCCACAGTCATACACAAGATCACCGGCATCGACGATATTAAGATGATCTTTGAGTTTGAAATCCCAAGGCCAACGTGTCTCTTCCCAGGCTAAATGAATCGATGCCTGCCTGATAGCACCCGGTCCCATACGACCACCGGAGCGACCTGTGGTTGCCATATCGAACGGCAAGCCTAAGATCACCACATCGGCATCCGATGCAATGGGATTAAAATTCAGGGGTTGTCTTAGATAACCAAAGGCATTGGAATACAATGAGTAATCAGGTTTATCTATCATGGTGGTCATACACTCTCCAACAGGTCTAAATATTTATATAACTTGGGTAAAAAGCAATTCATCTTGTTGATCAACATGCTTAAAATTAACATCATAGCCGCCATCAGTAGTAATTAAACAGGTGTTGATGCTGGTATTATCTCGCGGTTTAGCGACGAGCAAGGGCCGGTCGACACAGATCAAGTCCCAGCGCTCGGGCTGTAATTTTACTAAAAAGTGCTCGAGTACTTCAGCCGGTAGATCCTTTTCAGTCAAATTAGTCTCAAAACTGCAATAGGAGCTCTGTTCCTGTGGGGTAATGTGCAGGGTGAAATATCTATCTCCTTTAATGCCATTGAGAGAATAGCCACATGGGCTAAAGAGGTGGTCATCAAATTCGAAATCAATAAACATGGAACTCAGCTGCAAGGCATCACGGATCCCCTCAGTAGTCTGTTGGGGGGAACGAAAGTACTCAGCCAAAGGGCCTTTTAAGTGATACATCAATAGCTCAATGGTGGCTAAAGGCTTAGCAGTAGCCAGTGACTTACCCGAATGCGCTTCGCCATTGGCGGTAAAAAGATAATGATGATGACTGTCCAGATGGCCTATTCTGTATCCCTTACCAGGTATGGTCTGAGTGATATAAGCAAGGTCTTGATCGAAGCTGCGAATTTGTGGTTGCAGCAGATACTCATTTTTTCTCTGATACGTCGCGTAAGCGATCGACTCGGCCCCTAGCCTTTCGATAAACAGCACCAGTGCATTGGATAACTGAGTCGCGCCGCAAGTCAGCATTCTGATCCGTCCATCCCACACAAACAGGCTGGATTCACTGAGGATATAGGCATCGCACGCGTCATTTTTCACACAAGAGATGATTTCGGCGCCCGCACTCGTCACCAGAGTCTGCCAAAAGGCATAGGGAAGACGTCTTAATGAAGGCGAGCCAGGCTGCACACCCAGCTCGATGATCTTTTCAGAACCTTCAAATACCATATAGGGTTACCTTGGCCTCAAGTATCACTGTCAAAATCAGTGCTCGTTGAGGCCTTCAAGTTAAGTAAAGTCTTCCAGATAGGTATAGCCTTTCAAGCCTAACTGCAACTCTTCCAGGATATTAGCTCGCTCAGATTCTTCTATATGCATGTTAACCAGCTCTTCATAGGTACGCATAAATGACACGGCATCTAAATTTACATACCTGAGTACATCCGCGACCGTATCGCCCGCTAAAACAGACTCGATATTAGTCAGGCCATTCTCATCGACCCGGACCACGGCTGAGTTAGTATCACCGAAGAGATTATGCATATCCCCTAAGATCTCCTGATAGGCTCCCACTAAGAAGAAGCCAATCAGATAGGGGCTCTCGGCACTCCAGGCCGGAACTGGCAAGGTGGTTTCTATGCCTTGGCCATCGACATACTGATCGATAGAGCCATCGGAGTCACAGGTAATATCCAACATCACCGCGCGTCGCTCTGGCTTTTTATCCAAGCCCGATAACGGCAATACCGGAAAGACTTGATCTATGCCCCATGCATCGGGTAGCGACTGGAACAGAGAAAAGTTCACAAAAAACTTATCGGCTAACTTTTCATTAAGCTCATCTATGATTGGCCGATGAAAACGATACTTAGTGCTCATGACGCCTTGAAGTTCATGACACACCCTTAAGTTAACTTGCTCCGCCCAGGCCCGCTGCATAAGAGACAGCTGACCTAAGGCAAACAATGAGTGAGCCTCGGCCAAATCACTCTGGCAATCATGATAAATCTCTATTAAGGCCCGTTGATCTGCACGGCCACTCACCTCCACCCAAGATTGCCACATATTATGCAGCAGCTGAGGCGCGGCTTCGTCGGGCGCTTCAATGACTTCGGCCTTGTAGGCTTCGGTACCGATCACATCTGAGATAAGCACCGCATGATGAGCCGTGAGGTATCGACCAGACTCTGAAATAATTTGTGGCATAGGTTGCTGATATTCTTTGCAGATATCGGTCAACACGCTAACAATATTGTTGGCGTATTCCGTCAAACCATAATTCATCGAATTGCTGCTTTGACTACGAGTCCCATCGTAATCGACCGCTAAGCCACCACCGACATCGAAACATTTAACATTGGTGCCAAGCTTTTGTAGCTCACAATAGAAACGTCCGGCTTCGCTCACCCCTTGCCTTATGTCTCTGATGTTAGCAATTTGCGATCCCAGGTGAAAATGCAGTAACTGCAAGGAGTCTAACATTTGTTCATCTTTGAGAGATTCAATCACAGTCAGAACTTGGGCCGCTGAGAGACCAAATTTTGACTTCTCTCCGCCACTGGCTTGCCACTTACCTTTGCCCTGAAACGCCAGACGTACACGTAAACCCAGTCTGGGAGTCACGCCTAGCTTTTTAGCTTCCTCGAGTATGCTTTTTAGCTCCGACAGCTTCTCGAGTACGATATAAACCTTATGGCCTAATTTCTCGCCGATAAGCGCGAGGCGGATATATTCAATGTCTTTATAACCATTGCAGATAATCACAGAACTGGCTTTCTGAGCCATGGCCAGCACCGCCATCAGTTCAGGCTTACTGCCGGCTTCCAGACCGAGTTGCGGCACCTCTTTCGATTTCTGGCTGGCGAGGATCTCTTCTACTACCGTTTGTTGCTGGTTCACTTTAATCGGATAAACCAGCAAGTAGTCTGACTCATATTGGTATTTCTGAATAGCCAGATTAAACGCATGACAGAGACTGTGGACCCTATGATGCAAAATCTGCGGAAAACGAACCAATACGGGAAGGGCCACGCCAGACTTGACCATATCCTGGGCAAGCTCATTTAAGCCAATAGTAAATTCCGGGTTAGCTTGATCGGGAGAAACGGTGACCTCTCCGGCGTCGCTTATCCCATAGAGTCCCTGACTCCAATAATTAACGTTATACCCGTTGCGGGCATCATTAATAGACCAATCACTCATAATTGTTAAACCTAAAAAAGAAATCAAAAACAAAGGCGATATCGACGCCTGTGCCAGCACAAACCATAGAACAATCTGGCTCTGGCTTCAATATGAAACCTGATACCCAGACCATAAAAATGGGGCGTAATTAAACACCCCAGACGATGCTATTGCAAGCATAAGATATAAAAATCTAAGGTCAAAAAACCCGTCAAGATTAACATGATTGGGGGTGAATTCGCACTCGACGTCGACTTTTTAAACAAATCAGCCCCAGAGATTAAAATCACTTAAAGATTGTTCATCCTTTTTCCACTATAATCCAGCATCGAAGCAGTCCCCAAGCAACAGAGAGTCACATGATACAAATAGGAAAATCTTGCACCCTCGAAGTCGTAAAACGAGTCGACTTTGGCGTTTATCTCAATGCACACGACCTAGGCCAAGTACTATTGCCTAGCAAGGTGGTCCCCAAAGAGTGTAATGTCGGTGATGAAGTCGATGTTTTTCTCTATCTGGACTCAGAAGATGCCATCATTGCGACCACCAAGAAGCCACTGGCTGAAGTAGGTCAGTTTGCCTATTTAGAAGCTGTTGCTACCGGTCAATACGGTGCCTTCCTCGACTGGGGGCTAGATAAAGATCTGCTACTTCCTTTCGCTGAACAACACAGAGAGATTGAAGTGGGTCGCTCCTATTTAGTCTATATCTACACCAGCAACGTCGATGAGCGCATTGTCGCCTCGGCTAAAGTCGATAAGTTCCTCGACAGAACGCCGCCTCCATATGATAAAGATGAAGCGGTTAACCTGATCATAGGTGGCACCACAGATCTTGGTTATAAAGCTATCATCAACCACAGCCATTGGGGCGTTATCTTCAAAAATGAGGTGTTTCGTACCCTGAGTTTTGGTCAAAGGTTGAAGGGCTTCATCAAGCAAGTACGCAGCGATGACAAAATAGACCTTATCCTGCAACAAGGTGTAAAATCCGAATTGGATAAACATTCGACTACCATCATGTTTAAACTTAACCAAGCTGGCGGCTTCCTGCCTCTCAATGATAAGACTGATGCAGAAACCATCTATGCCAAAATGTCGATGAGTAAGAAAGCCTTCAAGAAAAGCATAGGTGGACTGTATAAGAATAAGCAGATCACCATAGCGCCCGATGGCATTAGAATAGTAGAAGACTAGCTACATCTGGCCTAAGCATCGATAATTGTCTAGTTATCGTGCATAAAACCAGTAACTTATTGCTTGGCTCTTTGATTAAAAGCATGACTCTGTTATAACAAAGTCATGCTTTTTTATGAGTTTACTGAAATGAATCTAACGCTCCATGAAGCAAGAGTGATCGCTTGTCTACTTGAGAAAGAAGTCACCACCCCAGATCAATATCCCTTATCGCTCAATTCACTCACTATGGCCTGTAACCAAAAGTCGAGTCGAGATCCGGTTCTTGCCATGACGGAAGCCGAAACTCAAGCCAGTATCGATGCGCTGATGAAACGCAGGCTAGTGACAGATCAAACTGGCTTCGGTTCGCGAGTGGTTAAGTATAAGCATAGATTCTGTAACACCGAGTTTAGCGATCTACAGTTTAATTCGGCTCAATTCGCCATCATCTGCTTATTACTGTTACGGGGGCCCCAGACACCGGGAGAGTTGAAGAGTCGAAGTGGCCGTTTACACCTTTTCAACGATGTCAGCGAAGTCGATAAGACCTTACACTCGTTAACCCTCACCGACCCGGCTTTAGTCAAGCAACTTGCCAGAGAGCCTGGGAGACGAGACTCACGCTTTATCGGGCTTTTTTCAGACGAGGTGGCCCAAGCGAGTGGATCTGATATGGCATTCACGCCAACAAGCGCTCGCTCAATCGCAGCCCCAGAATCTGCCACTGAAGACCAGAGCTTAGCTCAAGCCGATTTAGTCGCAAGAGTGACCACGCTCGAGCAGGAAGTCGCTCAGTTAAAAGAAGCACTGCAGGATTTTCTCAACTGATAGCGCTGCCACATGAAACAGCATGTTACTAAACGAGATACAAGCACATATATGACAATGATAACCTGACGTCTGTATATCTTCGATAGCAATACATGCAGGATTTTCTCAACTCATAATCTGACGCCTGTATCAGTGTTCGATAACTATAATAAGGGATGATTTTGGAACCTAACCTAAATACCGGCTTAGTGCGCAATACGCTCATACTGGCCAAGTTTGAATTAAAGAAGTTACTGTTTAATCCTAAGGGCTTGATCGCCCTCATCGCCTTCACACTCGTGTGGATGTTGATCTTACTCTATCCCATTCGCGGCGCCTCGGATATTCTCCTGAGCGCGGATTTCAGGCAGTTGATCGCCGGGATATTTGGCGAGTCTTCGGTCGATAAACTCTTCCAGTGGCAAGTGGCTGAGATGGCGATATTTTGGGTCGCGGCCCTGTATCTCTTTCCCATGTTCAGCATTTTTGTCTCCGCCGATCAATTTGCCTCAGATAAAAGCAGAGGCAGCTTTCGCTTCTTGATCTTAAGGACGGGGCGAGACAGTTTATTTTTCGGTCGCTTCATCGGCCACATGCTCATTCAATCTTTACTATTAATGTTAACTGTAGCGGCCACGATACTGCTGGCACTGTCACGGGAGTCCAGCCTGTTACTGCCCGCATTAGGCTCAGGCCTGATGGTGTTTATTAATATCTTCATCATCTTGCTGCCATACACGGCCTTGATGGCCCTGCTCTCCTTGTACGCTAACTCCGCGAGACAAGCCACTATCTACGCCATCTTATTCTGGGCCGTGAGTGCGATTGTGATTGCTATCGTCAATAGTCAGCTGCCCGCGGTTGGGGAACTATTAAGTTGGATATTACCCGGTGCTCAGCTAAGCATGATGATCAATACCCAAGGGATCGCTAGCCTGATTTATGCCCCGATACCTCTCATTCAAGCAGGCGTGTTACTTTTCATAGGCAGAAGTTACATGATCAGGAGTTCACTATGAGTCTGATTAAATGTGAAAATCTCAGTAAATCCTACGGCAGTAAACTCGCATTGGATTCGGTCACACTCGAGCTGAAACCCGGGGCACCAATCGCCCTCGTAGGCCCGAACGGTGCGGGCAAGACCACCCTGTTTAGCTTACTTTGCGGATACCTGCTACCCAGTCACGGCAAAGTGACCATAATGGGTGAGAAGCCCGGCAGCAGAAAATTACTCGGC
Coding sequences:
- the speB gene encoding agmatinase translates to MTTMIDKPDYSLYSNAFGYLRQPLNFNPIASDADVVILGLPFDMATTGRSGGRMGPGAIRQASIHLAWEETRWPWDFKLKDHLNIVDAGDLVYDCGDSADFTRRVEDFATAILDADKGLLSFGGDHFVTLPLLRAHFKKHGKMALLHFDAHTDTYSQGSKYDHGTMFHHAPKEGLISTEHSIQVGIRTEYDRESHEFQVIDAATANDMQADDIVDQIKARVGDMPLYVTFDIDCLDPAFAPGTGTPVCGGLTSDKAMKILRGLRGMNLVGMDVVEVAPAYDSAEITALAGATLGLEMLHLWADKKRNTQKK
- a CDS encoding adenosylmethionine decarboxylase, with translation MVFEGSEKIIELGVQPGSPSLRRLPYAFWQTLVTSAGAEIISCVKNDACDAYILSESSLFVWDGRIRMLTCGATQLSNALVLFIERLGAESIAYATYQRKNEYLLQPQIRSFDQDLAYITQTIPGKGYRIGHLDSHHHYLFTANGEAHSGKSLATAKPLATIELLMYHLKGPLAEYFRSPQQTTEGIRDALQLSSMFIDFEFDDHLFSPCGYSLNGIKGDRYFTLHITPQEQSSYCSFETNLTEKDLPAEVLEHFLVKLQPERWDLICVDRPLLVAKPRDNTSINTCLITTDGGYDVNFKHVDQQDELLFTQVI
- the speA gene encoding biosynthetic arginine decarboxylase codes for the protein MSDWSINDARNGYNVNYWSQGLYGISDAGEVTVSPDQANPEFTIGLNELAQDMVKSGVALPVLVRFPQILHHRVHSLCHAFNLAIQKYQYESDYLLVYPIKVNQQQTVVEEILASQKSKEVPQLGLEAGSKPELMAVLAMAQKASSVIICNGYKDIEYIRLALIGEKLGHKVYIVLEKLSELKSILEEAKKLGVTPRLGLRVRLAFQGKGKWQASGGEKSKFGLSAAQVLTVIESLKDEQMLDSLQLLHFHLGSQIANIRDIRQGVSEAGRFYCELQKLGTNVKCFDVGGGLAVDYDGTRSQSSNSMNYGLTEYANNIVSVLTDICKEYQQPMPQIISESGRYLTAHHAVLISDVIGTEAYKAEVIEAPDEAAPQLLHNMWQSWVEVSGRADQRALIEIYHDCQSDLAEAHSLFALGQLSLMQRAWAEQVNLRVCHELQGVMSTKYRFHRPIIDELNEKLADKFFVNFSLFQSLPDAWGIDQVFPVLPLSGLDKKPERRAVMLDITCDSDGSIDQYVDGQGIETTLPVPAWSAESPYLIGFFLVGAYQEILGDMHNLFGDTNSAVVRVDENGLTNIESVLAGDTVADVLRYVNLDAVSFMRTYEELVNMHIEESERANILEELQLGLKGYTYLEDFT
- a CDS encoding CvfB family protein, giving the protein MIQIGKSCTLEVVKRVDFGVYLNAHDLGQVLLPSKVVPKECNVGDEVDVFLYLDSEDAIIATTKKPLAEVGQFAYLEAVATGQYGAFLDWGLDKDLLLPFAEQHREIEVGRSYLVYIYTSNVDERIVASAKVDKFLDRTPPPYDKDEAVNLIIGGTTDLGYKAIINHSHWGVIFKNEVFRTLSFGQRLKGFIKQVRSDDKIDLILQQGVKSELDKHSTTIMFKLNQAGGFLPLNDKTDAETIYAKMSMSKKAFKKSIGGLYKNKQITIAPDGIRIVED
- a CDS encoding YceH family protein, whose translation is MNLTLHEARVIACLLEKEVTTPDQYPLSLNSLTMACNQKSSRDPVLAMTEAETQASIDALMKRRLVTDQTGFGSRVVKYKHRFCNTEFSDLQFNSAQFAIICLLLLRGPQTPGELKSRSGRLHLFNDVSEVDKTLHSLTLTDPALVKQLAREPGRRDSRFIGLFSDEVAQASGSDMAFTPTSARSIAAPESATEDQSLAQADLVARVTTLEQEVAQLKEALQDFLN
- a CDS encoding ABC transporter permease subunit; translation: MILEPNLNTGLVRNTLILAKFELKKLLFNPKGLIALIAFTLVWMLILLYPIRGASDILLSADFRQLIAGIFGESSVDKLFQWQVAEMAIFWVAALYLFPMFSIFVSADQFASDKSRGSFRFLILRTGRDSLFFGRFIGHMLIQSLLLMLTVAATILLALSRESSLLLPALGSGLMVFINIFIILLPYTALMALLSLYANSARQATIYAILFWAVSAIVIAIVNSQLPAVGELLSWILPGAQLSMMINTQGIASLIYAPIPLIQAGVLLFIGRSYMIRSSL